One Rhodoferax sp. GW822-FHT02A01 genomic window, GGCCGCGCCGGCACCTGAAAGCGCACCGGGCCGTACTCGAGCACGCGAAGCTTATTCCCACTTTGCCCTGGTGCACAAGGAATTCCTAATTTCCTTACCCCCAATTGGCGTTGCGAGGTGTAACCCACTTCGCGGTGAGCTTCGTACTCCCTTGAATAATTGCCCTCGGTATCTTGGATGCCGCCCCCCACCCGATAAAAGGTGACTTCGTGAAAGCTATGCAGCACACTTGCACCTACACGAGCATTTTTCTTGTTCAACAACCAGATGAGGGGGCATGGCAATGGATCGGATTTATTCAACACTCAAGGTTGGCCAACGCCTGTCGGTGGCCTTTGCGCTCATCATGGCGCTGTCATTGGTTTCCATGCTGATTGCGATTCAGCGCCTCAGCCAGGTGGGGCAATCCACCCGCGACATGATGGCGGAGCCGCTCAAAGCGGAACGGTTGGTTTCGGACTGGAATCGCAATATCGCTGCCGGCGTTCGCCGCACGGCAGCAATTGCCCGCAGCAGCGACCCCGCTTTGGCGGACTACTTCAAGCAGGATCAGGAAGAGGCCACCAAGATATCCAGTGAGTTGCAAAAGGCGCTGGAACCTCTCATGAATTCTGCCGAAGAGAAGCGCCTGTTCCAGGATATTGCCGATGTGCGAAAGGCCTTTCTCGATGCACGCAATGAAATCGTCGCACTCAAGAAAGACGGCAAGGCCGATGAGGCCATCAAGCTGATGGACGAGAAGTTCACGCCAGCCTCCAAGCTCTATATCAGCAAGTTGGGGGACTTGCTTCAAAACGAGCGTGACCAAGTCAATGCCTTTGCCAAGAAGATCGACCAGAACTACGAGTCCAGCCGCAATCTGTTGATCGCGCTGGGCGTGATCGGACTGGCCATCAGCGTATTCCTGGCCTGGACGCTGTCCTCCTCCATCACCAAGCCCCTGACGCAAGCCAATGCGCTCGCAACACAGGTCGCAGCCGGTGACTTGACTGTGCACATCGATGCCAGCGGTCGCGATGAAATCAGCACCCTGCTACAGAGTCTTCAAGCCATGCAAGGCAGTCTGGTGCAAGTGGTGAGCAAGGTGCGTGTGGGTTCCGAAGGTGTTGCAACTGCGAGCTCGGAAATCGCCCAGGGCAACCAGGACTTGAGTTCGCGCACCGAAAGCCAGGCCAGCGCTTTGGAAGAAACCGCTGCCAGCATGGAAGAACTCTCGAGCACCGTCAACCAGAACGCCGACTCCGCTCGCCAGGCCAACCAGTTGGCGATCAACGCATCTACCGTCGCCGTACAAGGCGGTGCCGTGGTCGGTCAGGTGGTGGAGACCATGAAAGGCATCAACGACTCTTCGCGCAAGATCAGCGACATCATCAGCGTCATCGACGGCATTGCCTTCCAGACCAATATCCTGGCGCTCAACGCTGCGGTGGAAGCAGCGCGTGCGGGCGAACAGGGCCGCGGCTTTGCCGTGGTCGCCAGCGAAGTGCGCTCCTTGGCCGGACGCTCGGCCGAAGCGGCCAAGGAGATCAAGAGCCTGATCAACGCCAGCGTGGAACGGGTCGAACAAGGCACCGCACTGGTGGATCAGGCCGGAACCACCATGGCCGAAGTGGTGAGCAGCATTCGCCGCGTCACCGACATCATGGGAGAGATCAGCTCAGCCAGCAGCGAGCAGGCTGCTGGGGTATCCCAGGTCGGAGAAGCTGTCAACCAGATGGACCAGGTGACCCAGCAGAATGCCGCACTGGTTGAGCAGATGGCCGCCGCGGCCAGCAGCCTCAAGTCGCAAGCCCACGATTTGGTGCAGGTGGTCTCTACCTTCAAGCTCTCGGCCAGCGATACCTTGCAGGTCACGCACCAACGCGCCCCTGCGCCCAAGCCCGCGCCAAAGTCTTTGCCCAAGGCCGTTGCGCAGCCGGGCCGTGCGCCCCAGGCTCTGGCCGGCAAATCTTCCAAACCTCCCATGGCCAAGGCCAGCGCACCCAAGTCCTTGCCACAACCCAAGGCCGTGGCAACCGCGCAAGCAGCCAAGACGAATGACGATGAATGGGAGACTTTTTAAGGTCCGGCAGGGCTACATTGCCGGTGCAGGCAATTGCAGGCACATGAAGACACTGAAAGGGTCTTCCACGTAGTCTGCAAAGGGACCGCAATAGCCAAAGCCATGGCGCTCATACAGGGCGCGCGCTGGCGCAAAGGCCGGCGCGGTGCCGGTTTCCAGATACAGCCTGTCGTATCCACGATCCCGCGCCACCTGCACGATGTGCGCCAGCACGCGGGCAGCCACGCCTTTGCGCAGATGGGCCGCCACGGTACGCATGGACTTGACCTCGGCCTGCGTGGCGTCCAGTTCCTTGAGTGCGCCACAACCCAGCAATGTTTCGCCGTCCCACGCGGACCAGAAGGTGATCTCTGGCTTGCGCAGTCCGTCCAGGTCCAGCGCGTGCACACTCTCCGGTGGCGAATGCGCGAACATGCTGGCCCTGTGCGCCTGCAACAACGCAATGATTTGCGCGCCGCGCAAATCGTCCTGCCTGATCTGCATGGGCGTGCTCATGCGATCACCGCCCTTCGGGGTGCAGGCGCAGGTGCCTGCAGGTAGCGCGCCACAAAGGCACCGACTGCGGTCTGCGGCAGATCGATCCAGACGGTGTGACCACTGCCCAGCGCGGACTGCACCGGCTCGCCCTCGGCGTTCTGCATGCGCTGGATCTGCACATCAAAGTTGCCACTGGGGTGGATGATCTCCAGCGTGTCGCCCACCGAGAACTTGTTGCGGGCATTGACTTGCACCATGCCGCGCGCCGCATCGAAGGCCACTGCGTCCCCCACATAAAGACTGCGACCCGATTCGGAATAACCGCGCAGATAGTTCTGGGTTTCTTCGGGCGTGTGGCGCTGGAAGAAGCCGGAGGTATAGCCGCGGTTGGCCAGGCCTTC contains:
- a CDS encoding methyl-accepting chemotaxis protein — its product is MAMDRIYSTLKVGQRLSVAFALIMALSLVSMLIAIQRLSQVGQSTRDMMAEPLKAERLVSDWNRNIAAGVRRTAAIARSSDPALADYFKQDQEEATKISSELQKALEPLMNSAEEKRLFQDIADVRKAFLDARNEIVALKKDGKADEAIKLMDEKFTPASKLYISKLGDLLQNERDQVNAFAKKIDQNYESSRNLLIALGVIGLAISVFLAWTLSSSITKPLTQANALATQVAAGDLTVHIDASGRDEISTLLQSLQAMQGSLVQVVSKVRVGSEGVATASSEIAQGNQDLSSRTESQASALEETAASMEELSSTVNQNADSARQANQLAINASTVAVQGGAVVGQVVETMKGINDSSRKISDIISVIDGIAFQTNILALNAAVEAARAGEQGRGFAVVASEVRSLAGRSAEAAKEIKSLINASVERVEQGTALVDQAGTTMAEVVSSIRRVTDIMGEISSASSEQAAGVSQVGEAVNQMDQVTQQNAALVEQMAAAASSLKSQAHDLVQVVSTFKLSASDTLQVTHQRAPAPKPAPKSLPKAVAQPGRAPQALAGKSSKPPMAKASAPKSLPQPKAVATAQAAKTNDDEWETF
- a CDS encoding GNAT family N-acetyltransferase; translated protein: MSTPMQIRQDDLRGAQIIALLQAHRASMFAHSPPESVHALDLDGLRKPEITFWSAWDGETLLGCGALKELDATQAEVKSMRTVAAHLRKGVAARVLAHIVQVARDRGYDRLYLETGTAPAFAPARALYERHGFGYCGPFADYVEDPFSVFMCLQLPAPAM